The window CGGCCGCAGTGACGAAATAGCGCAGGTGGCGAAGTTCCATGCCGGTAAGGGACCGATAACCCAAAGTTATACTCTTTCCAACGACGAAGTATGAGCGCCCGCGCTGCAGCCATGCGACGCTCATTCCATGCAGACGACAACCTTCAAGACCAATCAAACCGCCAGCGGCGACGAAACCACGCCCCGCGTGACCAAGCTCGCCGCCGACCGGCGCGGTCGCACGAAGTTCGGCTGGCTCGACAGCCGCCACAGCTTTTCCTTTGGCGAATACTTCGACCCCGACCACATGGGCTACCGCTCGCTGCGCGTCATCAATGACGACATCGTCTCGCCCGGTGTAGGCTTCGGGATGCACCCGCACCGCGACGCCGAGATCTTCACCTACGTCATCTCCGGCGCGCTCCAGCACCGCGACAGCATGGGCAACCAGGGCGTCATCCGCCCCGGCAACCTGCAATACATGAGCGCAGGCGACGGCGTCCTGCACAGCGAGATGAACGCCTCGCCGTCCGAGGCCGTCCACTTCCTGCAAATCTGGCTGCGCCCGAATGAACACGGCGGCTCGCCGCGCTACTCCGAGCGCCCGCTCGGCGACGCGGCCCGGCCCGACGCGCTCACCCTGCTCTTCGCTCCCGAAGCCCGCGACGGCGCGGTGGCGATCCGCCAGGACGCCGAGATTTCCTTCGGCAAGCTCGGAGCAGGCAAAACCTTAAGCATCGACGTCCCGGAAGGTCGCGGCGTCTGGGTCCACCAGATCACCGGCGAACTCACCACCGCAGGCGAATGCCTCACTCCCGGCGACGCCGTCTCGATCGAAGGCGCCACGAAGCTCGACCTCACCGCCCGCCGCGACGCCGAGTTCCTCGTCTTCGTCCTGTAAGCAAAAACCTAAACTAAAGAAATCGCCGCCAGCAGCCGTACATTGGTTCGCTGGCGGCTTTGCGTTCGGTTCACTCGCCGAAAAATCAGCCGCGCGATTGGGTGACGATTTCGAGTTCCAATCCGCACTCCGCCACGAGACGAGCGAGCTTATTCGTTATCCGCAGCATCGAGTCTTCGATGGCAGCGACAGAAAGAAACAGTACGAACTCCGTGCACCCACCGGCCAGGCTGGCAAGCTTTGAGCGATTTGCCTCCAGCTCACGCCGAATCTGCTCAAGCTGGACATCCGCATCCCTGTCCGGCTCCACCGCAAGCTCCCAAACCCAGAGCCCAAGGTCCGCACGTACCAACTCAAAAAGTGGTGCCGCCTCCCGCTCATCGCGCACGCAGCGGACCAGCGCATTGTCGATGATCGTCCTATCCTGACTCACCCCCGGAGTAAAATCCGACGTCGCCGGGAAAGAAAGCCAAGACCCTCCCTTGAGACGCCACAAGCACTTGCAGCCCTTGGCGTTCTTTGCGTCCTTCTGTAAAACTCCTCTGCCTTCCCCTTCGTTTCCTTCGCTTCCTTTTGTTCAAATTCCTTCCGTTCCCCGATTGCACACCGCCCGCAGTGCGCCCACTGTATCCCCATGCCTGAACTCGCCGAGGTTGAATATTTCCGTAAGCAATGGGACGCCGGGATCGGCGGCAAAATCCTCCGCGTCGCCACGCACCCGAAGGCCCGCCTCTTTCGCGGCATCGACATGCCCACGATGGAGCAGACCCTCACCGGCGCAAAGCTCCTCGGCTCCGCCGCGCATGGGAAGCAGATGCTCTTTCGCTTCAGCACCGCCACGCTCGGCGTCCACCTCGGCATGACCGGCAAGCTCCACACCGCCGACCCCGACTTCGAGCCCGCCAAGCACGACCACCTCGTCCTTTACGAAAAATCCGTCGCGCTCATCTTCACCGACTTCCGCCTCTTTGGCCGCGTCCTGTTCAGTCCCGGCAAGGCGGACCCGGACTGGTGGACCGCCCTGCCTCCGCAAGTCACCGCTCCGGATTTTACCAAGGACGCCGTCGCCGCCTTCCTCGCCCGCCGCAAGCAGGCCCCGATCAAAGCCGTGCTCCTCATGCAGGAGCGCTTCCCCGGCATCGGCAACTGGATGGCCGACGAAATCCTCTGGCGCGCCCACCTCCTCCCCTCCCGCCGCAGCGGCACCCTCACCCCGGAGGAAACCACCATCCTCTGGAAAGAAACCCGCGAAGTCTCCCGTCAGGCCCTCAAAACGATCGGCGAACGCTGGGAAGACCCGCCGGACACCTGGCTCTTCCATCACCGCTGGGAAAAAGACCACGCCTGCCCCCGCTGCGGCCTCGACCTCCACCGCGCCCAAGTCGGCGGCCGCACCACCTGCTGGTGCGCCAAGTGCCAGCACTAGGCAGTCAATACATTCCGCGTTATTGCCCGGGAACAGCCCTATGCAATATGCGCGGGGAAACCGGTCACCCCGGGAGCCACATCATCCCTGAGCGTATGCCGGTCGGGAAAGTCTCCTCCGTTCTGTGAGCGAAAAGGGATGGGCTCGTCGGTGAAAAGCCCCTCGACGCGATGCTGCCAGCCTGCTTTGACCACCTCGATTTCCTCTGCGGTCTTAAGGTGGGCGGCTCCATATACGGCGTGAATCGGCAGGACAGCCATGCCGGGGTAAAAGAGCGCGCCGTGCGTCAGAGGGAAGAGAATGTGATCGAGCGGCCCATTGATCCCACGCGGGCCATAGTCCACCTCCGGACCGCCGAGCGTCACGGAGACAAGAGCCCTCTTTCCCTTCAGCATCCCGTCGCCGTACCGGAACCGGTTCGTGCCATCCTCAAATCCATAGCCAAACCCATAGGCGTAAACCCGCTCGATCCACCCCTTCAGAATCGCCGGGACACCAAACCACCACAGAGGAAATTGGAGGATCACCGCATCCGCCGATATAAGTTTTGCCTGTTCCGCGACGACATCGGCCGTCTGATTTCCGCTCGCGTAAGCATGCCCAGACTCCTCAATGAAGGACAGCCGCTCCGGGTTCGCCCGGACGGGAAAATCATCGGCGTCAAAGACCGCCTTCCATTTCATTCCATAAAGGTCCGAAAGCACGACGTCATGACCCTCTTTCTCAAGGGTCTCAACAGAGACTTGCACGAGCTGGCGGGTCAGCGATGTTGGCTCCGGATGCGCAAAGACGATCAATACCTGCATGCCGACATCCTACAAATCGGCGGGCGCAAAACTAGTCCCCACCTTTTTGTAACCTACCAACCAAAAGGTATAAATTTCAGAAAATGAACTACATCGATTGCCCGGTTACCCGCACTTTGAATGTAATGGGAGGCCGATGGAAACCTGTTCTGCTCCATTACCTGATGGAAAAACCGAGACGGGCTGGAGAACTGACGCGCCTCATTCCCCAAGCCAGCCCGAAGATGCTTACCCAACAACTCCGCGAACTCGAAACCGACAACATCGTCCATCGCAAGGTGTACCACCAGGTTCCGCCGAAGGTGGAATATTCGCTCACCGATTTCGGAGAGTCCCTCCGCCCGGTCATGGACGCGCTCTGCGCCTGGGGAAAGATTCACGCTTCCAAGGTGGAGGCGGCGGAGAAAAGCGCGGATACTTTGCGTCAAGTCACTGCCGGACATTGCCCCGCTCGGGAGTCCAGCCAGCTCCCATAACCGATAGCAGCGGCACCCTCACCCCGGAGGAAACCGCCACCCTCTGGAAAGAAACCCGCGAAGTCTCCCTCCAGGCCCTCAAAACGATCGGCGAACGCTGGGAAGACCCGCCGGACACCTGGCTCTTTAATCACCGCTGGGAAAAAGACCACTCCTGCCCCCGCTGCGGCCTCGATCTCCACCGCGCCCAAGTCGGCGGCAGAACCACCTGCTGGTGTGCAAAGTGCCAGCAATGAAATCAACCTTCTTGCAAACAATAGCTTAAATCTTCTTTATGAGGTACTGATATACGTAAATATACACACCAACTATCCCCCCATGTGCCAAATCGAGGAAAAGCTAAAAGACATATCGGACAGTCTAAAAAAAGGCACTGCACCTCAAAAAGAGACCGTCAGAACCTTCTTGTCGTGGTTTGGATCTGAGCGGAGAGGATGGCGAACCGTAACCTGGATAAGAGAAACGCTGAAAAAATACGACCTCATCACTTATCCAGATTTCGAATCTACTTACATAGACGAATATATTTCCTTTTTTATCTCCAAGGGAGACGAATCAACATACACTACGCCCACACTTTCTGACCCAACCTACAGAGTCGGTCGACTGCCTGCAGCAAACAATCGCCCGTCATCCGTCAAACCCGACAGCACCTTACAGCAAATCATTACGATAATGCTTACAAGCGACTACTCTCAAGTCCCAGTAATGACAAGCTCCCGAGATGTCAAAGGCATCGTGAGCTGGAAGACAATCGGCAGTCGGCTCGCTCTTAAAAAAACTTGCGCTTTCGCACGAGACTGCATGGAGCCCGCTCAAACGATATCCTCTGAGGCCTCGTTATTCTCTGCAATCTCAATAATTACAACATCCGATTACGTTCTCGTTCGCTCCAGTGATCATCAAATTTCAGGAATAATAACTGCGAGCGATTTTAACGAGCAATTCCAAATATTAGCGGAGCCGTTTATTTTGATTGGCGAAATTGAAAATGGAATACGTCGCATGCTGTATGGTAAATTTACTCTACCTGAACTAAAAATCGCAAAATCCCCAAGCGATGAACAGCGAGAGATTAACGGCATCTCCGATTTGACATTTGGCGAATACATTCACCTTCTTGAACAAGAAAAATATTGGAAAAAGCTAAACCTTGAAATAGATCGCTCCGAATTCGTCAAACAACTCGATAAAATCAGGCTGATTCGCAACGACGTAATGCACTTCGATCCTGATGGTTTAGATCAGACGGATCTCTGTTCATTGAGAGAGTTCGCACAATTTCTCCGCAGATTACGTGATGTCGGCGCAATGTAGTTTATAAAACTAAAACAACCCCACCGCAGTGGCTTACCCGATAGAGAAGAAACTAGTTATCGCCATCTCCAGCAGCGCAGTGTTCAACATGACCGATGCTGACCAAGTTTTTCGAGAACAAGGCGAAGAAACCTATCGAGAGCATCAGCGCACCCACCTAGATATTCCGTTTTCAAAAGGTGTCGCATTTCCCTTCATCAGAAGGTTACTACATTTAAATCAGGTTTTCAAAAAAGAACTGCCAGTTGAAGTTGTTGTATTGTCGAGAAACGACCCAGATTCTGGAAGGCGCTTTTTCGCAAGTTGTGAGCACTATAAACTCAATATCTCGCGAGGTGCATTTTTGTGCGGAAAAGATCCATACCCATACATTGAATCATTTAACGCCTCATTGTTCTTGAGCGCAAATGACAACGATGTTCGCGGAGCCCTAAATGCCGGAATGCCCGCTGGCCTTGTACTTCCAACGAAGGCGCCAGACACCCCAGACTCTGACGAGTTACGCGTGGCTTTTGACTTTGATGGAGTTCTCGCAGGCGATGAAGCAGAACAGGTATATCAAGAAAAGGGACTCGATCTGTTTCATAATGCGGAAGTAATAAACGCCAACAAGCCATTAAAGCCTGGCCCACTTCATGACCTTGCTAAAAAGCTATCGTATTGGCAAAAATTTGAAGCAAAAAGAAAAAAGGAAGATTCAAATTTTAGGCCACTACTTAGAGTTGCTATCGTCACCGCTAGAAACGCCCCAGCTCACGCGCGATTTGTAAGAACTCTGGAAGAGTGGGGGCTAACGGCAACGGAAACATTCTTTATGGGCGGGATTGATAAGAGCCGCGTACTCCGTGTCTTCAAACCCCATCTATTTCTTGATGACCAGATCTCTCACCTAAAAGGAGTTGCCGACGAGATCCCCTGCGTACACA of the Terrimicrobium sacchariphilum genome contains:
- a CDS encoding winged helix-turn-helix transcriptional regulator — encoded protein: MNYIDCPVTRTLNVMGGRWKPVLLHYLMEKPRRAGELTRLIPQASPKMLTQQLRELETDNIVHRKVYHQVPPKVEYSLTDFGESLRPVMDALCAWGKIHASKVEAAEKSADTLRQVTAGHCPARESSQLP
- a CDS encoding Fpg/Nei family DNA glycosylase; protein product: MPELAEVEYFRKQWDAGIGGKILRVATHPKARLFRGIDMPTMEQTLTGAKLLGSAAHGKQMLFRFSTATLGVHLGMTGKLHTADPDFEPAKHDHLVLYEKSVALIFTDFRLFGRVLFSPGKADPDWWTALPPQVTAPDFTKDAVAAFLARRKQAPIKAVLLMQERFPGIGNWMADEILWRAHLLPSRRSGTLTPEETTILWKETREVSRQALKTIGERWEDPPDTWLFHHRWEKDHACPRCGLDLHRAQVGGRTTCWCAKCQH
- a CDS encoding NAD(P)H-dependent oxidoreductase, encoding MQVLIVFAHPEPTSLTRQLVQVSVETLEKEGHDVVLSDLYGMKWKAVFDADDFPVRANPERLSFIEESGHAYASGNQTADVVAEQAKLISADAVILQFPLWWFGVPAILKGWIERVYAYGFGYGFEDGTNRFRYGDGMLKGKRALVSVTLGGPEVDYGPRGINGPLDHILFPLTHGALFYPGMAVLPIHAVYGAAHLKTAEEIEVVKAGWQHRVEGLFTDEPIPFRSQNGGDFPDRHTLRDDVAPGVTGFPAHIA
- a CDS encoding CBS domain-containing protein — protein: MCQIEEKLKDISDSLKKGTAPQKETVRTFLSWFGSERRGWRTVTWIRETLKKYDLITYPDFESTYIDEYISFFISKGDESTYTTPTLSDPTYRVGRLPAANNRPSSVKPDSTLQQIITIMLTSDYSQVPVMTSSRDVKGIVSWKTIGSRLALKKTCAFARDCMEPAQTISSEASLFSAISIITTSDYVLVRSSDHQISGIITASDFNEQFQILAEPFILIGEIENGIRRMLYGKFTLPELKIAKSPSDEQREINGISDLTFGEYIHLLEQEKYWKKLNLEIDRSEFVKQLDKIRLIRNDVMHFDPDGLDQTDLCSLREFAQFLRRLRDVGAM
- a CDS encoding pirin family protein → MQTTTFKTNQTASGDETTPRVTKLAADRRGRTKFGWLDSRHSFSFGEYFDPDHMGYRSLRVINDDIVSPGVGFGMHPHRDAEIFTYVISGALQHRDSMGNQGVIRPGNLQYMSAGDGVLHSEMNASPSEAVHFLQIWLRPNEHGGSPRYSERPLGDAARPDALTLLFAPEARDGAVAIRQDAEISFGKLGAGKTLSIDVPEGRGVWVHQITGELTTAGECLTPGDAVSIEGATKLDLTARRDAEFLVFVL
- a CDS encoding 5'-nucleotidase; the encoded protein is MAYPIEKKLVIAISSSAVFNMTDADQVFREQGEETYREHQRTHLDIPFSKGVAFPFIRRLLHLNQVFKKELPVEVVVLSRNDPDSGRRFFASCEHYKLNISRGAFLCGKDPYPYIESFNASLFLSANDNDVRGALNAGMPAGLVLPTKAPDTPDSDELRVAFDFDGVLAGDEAEQVYQEKGLDLFHNAEVINANKPLKPGPLHDLAKKLSYWQKFEAKRKKEDSNFRPLLRVAIVTARNAPAHARFVRTLEEWGLTATETFFMGGIDKSRVLRVFKPHLFLDDQISHLKGVADEIPCVHIPFGIVNRKQATS